The window tagatgtaaaatatcatataaaaactattattaaattaaaaaaattttaaaataacccATGTGCAAAAACGTACCATGCAAGTATTTTTTGCGCATTTTcgtaattaatttagaaaatactCAATttggtatataattaaaaaatgcaatatttaaaaaaaaagcctcaaAATCCCCCAATCCCTACCAAACCATTAAAAAACTCTCACAATACCATCAACTAGAGAAGAGAAAGGAAACTCCCCAGAAGAATGAAGACCATGGCGACCATGGCCAGGCCTCCACTCCttcctccaccaccacctcctcttCCTCCCTAACTAGAACACTGCCTCCTACGTCATCCTCATCAGCAGCTCAGCGCCGGGAAGAGGAATCGACGGAGCCAAACAGCTGTTACTTCCCTGGCTGCCGGATAGACACCAACTGCAACTGTGACATCTGCCTAGCTAGCATCAATGCCACACTTGATCTCATTCCTCATTCCTATTATAGCTCTCTAACCAAgctctcttcctcctcttcagtTTGTCGCCACCCTCTCTTTGGCCCTAAAAAGACTCCTCCGGTGAAGCCTAAGCCTATCTCCACCCCTCAGTCTCCACCCATTCAATCCACTGCTAAATCTAGACCAATTAAGGAAAGAGTTGTTGCTGAGAAGGCAACAACAATAAGAACCaaggttgttgttgttcttatgGTGTtcagtttgttttttattgtcgATCAGGGTATTCCAAAGATGGTGCATTGGAGAGGTTTTGAGCCTAAATTGAAGGGTGACACATTGAGTAAGGGTATTGTGGGTGAATTGAGAGAGAGAATTGGGTTAGTGCAGGATATGATTGAGGAAATGATCAATGAGAAGTGTGTGATCTTGGTTGGCAGCTCTATGAAACTTGGTTGGCGGTTTCATCAGGTGATCTTTTAACCAACAAGCCAAaggttaaaattttttacttcTTTAAACACTAGTAACTGGGTTGTTCATTGCAGGAAGgccaaaatttttttcattggaaGTGTGTGATCTATAAATCATGGGTGGAAGAAGTGAGCATTTGGGGAAGTCCTTTGCGAAGCTCCGGCCTGCTCCCTGCTTCCTTTTCTCCTCGTTTGCTCTCTGTTGTCTCCGGTAAAATCACAGAGGTAGTGTACATATATGTACACATATTGATGtattatttctaattaattGTGTGTTTGAGTATATACTATTTCTGTTGGTAGTGGTCTGATGGGAAGGTGGTGAGCACTATAAGGACAAGTAACAGTAGTAGTTCATGGACATTGAAGCCATGGAACAAGAGTGTGATGCAATTGGAGGCAAACACATGGGTTGTAGAGTACAGGAGAAGTGCATGGTTGGAAGGTCAGGGATTACTTGAATTTGCAAGGAAGATGGTGAGAGTGAAGAATTTGAAGATGTTGGCATAGCAAAAATCTCTGTTCTTCTCTGTTCACAAGCAGGTCTCAAAGGAGAGCATGGTTCCCTACAACAAAAATCCCAAATGGGCACCGTAAAATTGGCACAAAAATGGGGTTAAAAACCGTACAAACCGATTTTTAGACCAGATTTGACTACTAAAATTAACTGCCTATAAAGACTAgtcacaaatatatttttcgaTCTGTTTTTAATACTGCGATCGAACTTTCATTACCGTTTTTCGACGATTTTTTTACTATTACGCCAACCGTCACCATCAATGTTTGCTACGAGACTTCGATTCTACATCCCAGACTATTTCTCAGACCGCTTCATTGGCTCAAAGATTCTGCATTTGATTTTTAAAGACGATATTATATACTATACTTTTTTCACTAGATTCTAGCAcgctttttaataaaaaaatttttgttacaGCTTTTCACGACGTTTTtgtttaatctgtgaaaaaataataatttatatgaatttaatttaatttaattttttttaattgcattagttaaaaattttgaattaccaaataaaaatcatcctattgaattaaaaatacatatagaCGCCCTATATATACATTGGAAATCATGTAGTATAACTATACAAACACTTGtatcaaaacaacattaaaactcCATTCCACATGCAACATTAAAATTCAGTATTGCAGCCTTGTTGCTGGGGAACAAACAAGATCCAAGTTGACAACATTTGCAGAACAAAAATTTTAAGTAGAGGACACTTGccatctattattaaaaaaaaaactatagtgGTTGGTGTGAAAGCCATCTCTTAATCATAGCCAGGCTCTCCCTTGGCTTGTAGTCTGGAGCTGTGTGACCAACACCCTACATAATTGAATGCATATAGCCACCTCCTCATCAGCTGGTGTTAGTAACTGTAATACGATGATTCAACAAAGAGAAGCAATGTTTTTCAAGTAGATCTAGCTTCACCTGTAAACAAGAGCTCTATAACCTTGGCTTGTGAGCTTGTACTGGTATTTTACACTACTCAGAATATCATTAGCATACTGCAAATAATCATTGCATTTGATCCATTCTGGCACAGTTCCCTGCTTTGTATGAACTACAATTCAGCTACACAAATCAGAAATGGTATAAGCATCAGGCTACCTCTAATTAATATACCTTCTGGATGTGCACAGCATTTTTCACAGCATCATTGTTTGCCCAAATGTCACATAAGTAGCAACCATAAGTCTGAGATGACAATTATAATCTATTAATGCTATTATCATATAATTAAGTTGTTCTTTTAAAGCATGAAGGTTGGTCAGAAGCATAAAACTCACTCTACATTTGAGAGGAGGAACATCTGGTGGCACGATAAACTTTTGGATGCGTTCCACTACAGCTTGCACCTCCTTCTTTCTCATAGTGGTAGGAAGCCTCAAGTGAGCTGAGTAAGTGATGGTCTCTCTGACTGTCAGAGTCCCAAGCAGAACATTTTCTTGTGTCACGTAAGCTTGCATTAATGTGAAGGATTCTAATTTACATAAGACAATATGGTTCAAAAGCTAAATGGGCCATGAAAATTGATTGGTTAATTGAGTTGAGTAAGAATAACCATGAACAAATGTTATGATTTCTGCAGAAAAGATAAACGAAAGGGTATGCTCCAACTCCAGTTAAAAACCCAACTTTCCCTCAATTTTCACTCTTAGACCATTTTCATGCTAAGTCTTGTCTCTAATCTTCCCAATTCCATGTAAACAAATTCCATATTCACACTACTCACTCAAagcatttaatcaaacacaagCAAAGGCGAGCTCTTTTTCcacatcaaaacaaataaaaaaaaacttgaataaattaGAAACCCTACCACAATGCCGTAATCAAGCCTCCTCTTCTTCCCATTCAGCAACACCTTCCCAGTGAGAACAACATTTCTCCCCAACCTCCATGTTCCAGTACCACCAATCAAACCAAATTCCCAAAATAATCAGCAAAAAAAGGCAAAATCCCCAAACTTGCCAATGAATCAAGAAGCGTAGATTTCCCATATCCAGAGGGTCCCATGATGGCCATGATCCCTCCGGGAGTCGCATACCCACTGAGGCCCTGGAGCAGCTTCTTTGCTGGCCTTAGACTGCCATAGTTGGCCAGCACAGCCATGAGATCCTCCCAGACCAAGTATGTGGCAGAGCTCGCCTCCTCCATCTTCCCCAACCCAAGAAACCCATCTCCATGGTCATCTACTATTTAATAGCAGAGGTGACGAGAGTGAAAATGCAGATGAGAGTAATTCTAACCAGCGATATTTTCAATGCCTGCAGAATAGTCTCAGGATCTCGAACAACGAGGTGGTTATTCATGACATATTCAAGAAGCTTTTCAACCAGACACTTGACATCCACCTACATAAAGAGCAAAAGCAACAAACAACGAGGTGGTTGTTGTAAAtctcttgttttgatttgtgCAATGTGTTAAATGAAATATACTTGATTAATGTAATAATTATCAgtatgaattataaaatatgttcCAATGAGGATTGTGTATATAAAGTCTGAACCTTCTGTTTGTGCATCAccattcatgtttggatttattgTCTCACGTTCTTTTGCTTCACCAGGTTGTTTATGATTCTGATTAGACAATCATAGTACTAATTAACTCAAATGTTCACAGACATCAAgagacaaaaataatattattaataataattaccaTGTTATTCATGTCTTCCAGCAATTCTGCGGCAAATGGTAtttcttcaagaatttcttctttCAGACCTTTGAGAAACTGCAAATCAAAACCTTCTACATTAATCTTTAATCAGCATttgtttcaattaattatatattgagaAATTAGCACAAGAAGAACCTGAACAAAATTGGAGACAATAGTTTGGCCATCTGTAATGCAAGGTTGAACAATTTGAGTGAAATGCCGATGACTGATTCTCACAACCTGAGAAAGCCTCTTTGTACATATTGTGAAAGGCTGTGGGATGTTGAAAATCACACCAATTTCTCCAGCCATGTCTGCAGCTCCTAATTTTGACAGAAACTGCATGCATTTTTAATTCTCCTAATTAATATATGTTTCCCCAAAAGAACTTTCAGataacttattatttatataaaaaagccCAACTCATaccttttcttttccatttttgtaTGTGATCACATcctgtcaaaaaaaaaaaggttatagTAACACTCATTGAGACATAAACAGTTATAAATTGATGATTTCCACTTTTGATTCTATAGAAAGTACAACTTCAAGGTGAGAAAGGAAGAACCATAAAAAATTGCAATGGAAGACAtaaccattaaaaataaaaaaaggacttGAAGTTaagacaaaacatatataaGCTCTGAGTAGAAGATTAAAAACATGCAGATTAGATTTGGtagttattttctaaaaaattataatatagtcGCTAGCAACCGGAAATGGAAGTTTCCAAATGAAGCCCTAGTAGAAGATTAAGATAATGCTGATTTGCCTACTAGTTAAATTTAACAAAGTACTTGGAAagtttcaataaaataattgatgaaaatccatttgatattataaattttatggaaTAATAGATGAAATTCTATTAGATGTTATAAAGTTTATGGAAtgctattaaaaaaaggaattagTTCATTCTTGAAACTTGGAAACTATCTGATTGCTAAGCTACTGGTCATATGGGCTTTTCCTTGGACTAGAtgaccaaaatataaatatttaatcacaAACTAACTACCCTTTTGCTGTACTAATATgcaataaggaaaacaaaactGAGGCAaaatttgtcaattatctcGTTTACTTCTTAATTATTCATGGTATAATggttgattaattaaacaaatttaaatgataaaattgtactataatttaagaaaatattaatataaagttTGGAGAGAAATAAAGAGCATAATTAAACTcttaataaaacattaaaaactgaacattttacaataaaacTTTGGCTTTAAAAAACACACTGATCATTCACAATAAGCCAACTTCATAGCCTCACAAAGAAGAATACAACAATAGTAACAAAATGCACCTCAAAAACCACGAGTTAAAGcttagtaataaaaaaagaataaaaaagaaaggaaggaagGTGAAATAATACCTAGCAAAAGGGAAAAGGTTTCATGCCAATTTCTAGAGAATATTCAGTTATTATAGCAACATGTAAcataaatataagacatttgGCGGCATCTTCATAAACATCATAGGATGTAAATCAACTCTAACCTGCTTAGTTACAGCATCTCAAAATACTAAACAGAATGGCAAAATAAGAACACAAATAGCTCTTAAATTTCAGATAGAAATCAGATATCCGAAATCTcagattttgaaaacattaaagACCTTCTATAAATCAACTACCAGAACTGTTGATTACCTTCTGTGCTTATGTGGCTGAATAAGTGAACCATTTGCTTATATCAATCAACTACCAGAACTATTTTCATGACACCACAACATCCTGTGATAATACTATCTCCTGCAAATACATCATAAGAAGGTGAGGtcaatccatatatatatatatatatgtaactttAAACATAGATTGCAGTTATGAAGAATAACCAAACAACACAACCCTAAGGTTCACTTATTCATTAACAGAACAGTAAGAGATAAGAAACTGAAACAACTTTACCTAAGTCAACTAAATATCCATTGGTGTAAGTAAAATGTTTCTAGGAGCTCATCAAATGTCAATAGGCACAGTTTTGCTTTAGTAGTATTAAGTGTTCCCATAAACTCCATAAATCTAAGTAGAACTTAAGCATATCATCACATATGATACAGGTCTGCTTGTGATCATCATTCACAGTCCAAATACAAAAGAGAAGCACTGGAAGATATATACTTACCTTTAGTCTTCCATCCTGAAGGAAAACACAACTTGATGTCACGGCATGGCCATGGTCAAACAACCATCCAACTTCTGCTGATACCTCAccaacattcttttctttcagtaaACACCACAACTGCTTTGGTAATGCCACAAGATCTACCTCATCTCTGATGGATTTTTGTGGTCTGTCCTCAATAAGTTCACGAAATACACCCCGGAAAGCATAACAAGTAACACTCAAGTTAaggaaataaaaggaaaaaaaaaattggccgCAAGGACATAGCGGCCACAAATATTGAATAATGCACAAATAATAGTGAAATCAAAACTTTTCGAGTAAATATACTCATATAACTTGTATCATATCACATTCCAATAATGTCATCCGTCAGTGTGTACATACATCAGGGCCTAATTCAAAGATATGTTATAATAGTAAACATATCTGGAACAGATCAAAGTCATTCAAATAAGGAAATCAAGTAAATCAAGGGTGTCTATATGAAACTTTGAAAAACAAGGAGTTGTGAAACTCACAACCTTTACAAAATCATTATCTAAGAAAAGCATTGTCAAGTGCACAAAGCAGAAGTCCTAATGGATTTGTTATTCCGTGCCACAAAAGCTATAAAAGTAGAGACATTCAtaaggagaaaagaaagaaggagCAGGCTGTTAACAATCACAAGAATTTAGCAAGCTACCGGAACCATCCACTTGCATATATGACATAGAGCTTCGTATGACAAATTTGAGCACACACAAATAATCAAAAGCCTATTCGGGCTTTCATCGTGTATTCCATATGCACATATGGGACGCTGCCAAAGGAAAAGTCACAATGATGATTTGCAAGTCAGCGACAGAACCAATTATGGAGCCAATTAATTGTGAAACAATTAACTGTAaactttgataattttattttatttataaaaaagaaaaaacgcCAAAGAGTTCACCTCCGATCGTACCACCACTAATCCTTCAGTTCACGCTGATGCTTCCCTTCCTCCTTCGAGCTCCTGCAATGGCCACAGAGAGAGGGAAAACATATTCAAACCCTAAGAAGAACACATTATTCTGAATCTCCTccggattttaaagaaaagaaacaagctaAAGATAGTGATCTCACTACCGATCGTCACCGATGTTCCTCTTCCTTCCAGCTCCTCCAAAGGCAACAGAGAGATCTAGACCCTAGAATGAACACCTCTTCTGAATTCTCGCCAGATCTTTggaatttcaaaaaaacaacACCCTAAAGAGCTCACCACCGATCGCATCCGCCCTCGATCCCCCCTTTCACTGtcgcttctcctcctcctcgtaGCTCCTCCAATGGTGTcctcgagagagagagagagagagagaggagcaaTGAATAGTGAGATCCAAAAACAAAGAAGGAGACGATGCCACTGGCGGTGAAGAAGCTTCAATGGGGGCAGGGGAATAGAGTTGGTGAGCAAGAGGGCTTTAGatgttttgagaaattttttttttcttttttttttcttttaattatcataactaataaaatttatttattaaatatttaatatatgtgATGTGTCgctatttaataaaaatgcaaaattatatttaatatattaaaaatatttttggcacCATATTTTACACAATATTaacttattaatatatttatattttttatactgtattttgatatgacattaataaattaatattttttatatagtatttgacacaatattcatatattattatatttatatttttgtagactAGATTCTATGActtgattaatatattattatatttatattctagactagattaatatatttatatatttatattttttagtatCATATTTGATACTGGATTAgtagaattaatattttttagtacATGATTTGACAcgatattcatatattattatatttatatttttttcagacTCGTATTCTAGTatcagtattaatatattattatatttatattctaaGACTGATATTTTTCACtggcattaatatattaatatatttatatatttattcaaagATGTTGACAtcgatattaatatattactatatttaattatatcatttggCATTAGTATTTAGActagtattaatatattattatatttttagggttttacgCAGTATTTTAGAcgagtattaataaattaatttttaaaaatatgtctagACTCACGATTTTAAGACCTgcatgtaaaattattaaatttgtatatttaagTACGATGTTGCACGCAAgtaaataatactttaaacAAATATTGATACCGGTTTGTTAGTTCACATCAAATCTAGAAcaaatttgtcacgattttATTTCCGTGCCAATTTTACCGTGACGATTTGGGATTTTTGTTGTAGTGGTTCTTACATAGGATTATTGAATTGTTtgatttcatcttcttcattgaatCTCATTTCTTGTGAGATATACTCAAgttcaatttgtttttctttgattcaGCTCTTTCTAGTCCTAAAAAACTATGAAGTTTTATTTTGCTGTGGTTATGGTTGCTTTGTTTAATGGAGaggatatatataataactctTGTGAGGATATGATAGCTGTAATTAACTAAAGGCATTGATTAGAAGCATGGATTTGGGCATTTACATGAATTTGACATTTCTTTCTTAAAAATCAGTAGATTATTCGGGATAAAATTTTGATAAGCAGATGTGATTTGCAATGATTTCAATTAAGTTATATTTATGCATTTGTcaataaacatcaaattttcAGCTGACCAACACAAGTGAAAGAGGAACcgaaaaattataactttaacGTGCAGAGTCTCAAAGAATTTGATGTGcatgtgaataataataatacacaatTGTGATAGCAAAGATCACCCACCTGCTAGTCCTTCTTGGCGTTCTGATGTCATAATGTTTTGATCCTTTGGTTCTGCTTCAGAATGTTGGATCATTTAAAGAGGACCATGTTCTTgctatcaaaacccaaataatcCAACATATAATGAGTTTGCATGAAGGACACAATACAACAATGTCAGTATCAAATCTCCCTCATTTGATGAGTCATTTCCATTTGTTGCTTTATGAGTCATTAGAACAATGTCATTTGGTCTTCCCATTACTATTATATATGAAAGTATGACAGATCAATCAAGATTGACTACCCTCACCACACATAAGGTTAAAGTGTTTAGAAGGTCACCcatgattattattatgcaTGACATTAGAGGAGGTCTAGAGTTCATCTGGTATGAGAGATTCCATGAGCCAATAAAATTCTTCAACTAAAATTCTTAGGAATGTTGCAGATGTTTAGCAGCATCTTCAATGGAACTACTGTTCACAGATTGTATCACTATCACTATTCACCTATGCGGTCATGTATACAGGCTCACACTTGGCCACACACCAAAGTCGGTTTTATTAAAAGTGAGGCCTTAgacaaaatcataataaatattattttaaattttttattaaatgataaattatataataaaaaatactatcataaatcaattaaataaattaaataatataaattttagagtttaaaaaataattaaaaatgtttaaaattataattatgatagtaaataaaaaatttaatatatatatatatatatatatattaaaaagaattatgaGGCTCTAAAAATTTGCGGGgctttattgtttaaaaaaattaaaattttcaagataatttgctaataaaatttttttttaatataaattaaaaaaaatataaattgtgaaACCTGAAAAATTGTGGGGTCCTATTACTAGCCAAATTCATTGCACATATTGATATTTATAATAAGtgtaatagttaaaaaaaatagttaaagttttcaaaataattatatggatatgaTTATAGgataataccaaataaaaatttaaaatataattaaaaaaataaatggtgaaACCTAGAAATTTGTGGTACCCTAATAAGGccaaatttgttaaaattttataatttataaaaaaaagttaaaatcttcaaaatgataattatatggataagataatattaaatgaaaatattaaatataatttttctttaaatatacgAATTATGGGGCCTTAGGAAATCATGGGGCCCTAGGCTGGTCTTGGGCACCTATGCCTAAGGTCAACCTTGCCTCACACCCCTCTATAAACTTTATGTGATCTCTTGTGCAGCCACACTATAGCCCTGCATTATTCTGGTGATGTTGTGCGGCTGTATATGCGGGTGTATTCAATTCACCCTCGTTATCGCTTCCTACaacatccatccatccatcaatccatcaaaacaaaccatcaaaatcaaattaaaaaaaaaaatgaaatccacATCTAATATATAATTG is drawn from Dioscorea cayenensis subsp. rotundata cultivar TDr96_F1 unplaced genomic scaffold, TDr96_F1_v2_PseudoChromosome.rev07_lg8_w22 25.fasta BLBR01000630.1, whole genome shotgun sequence and contains these coding sequences:
- the LOC120254790 gene encoding putative serine carboxypeptidase-like 52 produces the protein MQAYVTQENVLLGTLTVRETITYSAHLRLPTTMRKKEVQAVVERIQKFIVPPDVPPLKCRTYGCYLCDIWANNDAVKNAVHIQKGTVPEWIKCNDYLQYANDILSSVKYQYKLTSQGYRALVYRVLVTQLQTTSQGRAWL
- the LOC120254789 gene encoding uncharacterized protein LOC120254789, with amino-acid sequence SKSPNPYQTIKKLSQYHQLEKRKETPQKNEDHGDHGQASTPSSTTTSSSSLTRTLPPTSSSSAAQRREEESTEPNSCYFPGCRIDTNCNCDICLASINATLDLIPHSYYSSLTKLSSSSSVCRHPLFGPKKTPPVKPKPISTPQSPPIQSTAKSRPIKERVVAEKATTIRTKVVVVLMVFSLFFIVDQGIPKMVHWRGFEPKLKGDTLSKGIVGELRERIGLVQDMIEEMINEKCVILVGSSMKLGWRFHQEGQNFFHWKCVIYKSWVEEVSIWGSPLRSSGLLPASFSPRLLSVVSGKITEWSDGKVVSTIRTSNSSSSWTLKPWNKSVMQLEANTWVVEYRRSAWLEGQGLLEFARKMVRVKNLKMLA